A DNA window from bacterium CG_4_10_14_0_2_um_filter_33_32 contains the following coding sequences:
- a CDS encoding UMP kinase: MANQKLKYKRILLKISGEALLGKKQYGIDPAIVKVIAKQIDDLRKIGVEIAIVIGGGNIFRGYTASIAGMDRATADYMGMIATVMNALALQEALEKIETPVRVLTAISMPQVAEPYIRRKAIRHLEKGRIVICAAGSGNPYFSTDTAASLRALEINCDVIIKATKVGGVFNKDPLKFEDAKLFEALEYMEILNNGLKIMDSTAVTLCMDNNLPMIVLNLLNEGDIEKAVLGEKVGTHIKSDKSKTDSK; encoded by the coding sequence ATGGCAAATCAAAAATTAAAATATAAAAGAATTCTTCTGAAAATTTCCGGGGAGGCTTTGCTTGGTAAAAAACAATATGGCATAGACCCGGCAATTGTAAAAGTTATTGCAAAACAAATAGATGATCTTAGGAAAATAGGTGTGGAAATAGCTATTGTAATAGGAGGCGGTAATATCTTCAGAGGATACACCGCCTCTATTGCTGGTATGGATAGAGCAACAGCAGACTATATGGGGATGATTGCTACAGTAATGAATGCGCTCGCCTTACAGGAAGCTTTAGAGAAGATTGAAACACCCGTTAGGGTGTTAACCGCAATTTCAATGCCTCAAGTTGCCGAGCCTTATATAAGAAGAAAAGCAATCAGGCATTTAGAAAAAGGAAGAATTGTGATTTGTGCAGCAGGATCAGGCAACCCTTATTTTTCCACAGATACAGCCGCTTCTCTTAGGGCTTTGGAAATAAATTGTGACGTTATAATCAAAGCTACAAAGGTTGGCGGGGTTTTTAATAAAGATCCCTTAAAATTTGAAGACGCTAAGCTTTTTGAAGCTTTAGAATACATGGAAATATTGAACAATGGGTTAAAGATTATGGATTCAACTGCGGTAACTTTATGTATGGATAACAATTTGCCAATGATTGTATTGAATCTTTTAAATGAAGGGGATATAGAAAAAGCTGTTTTAGGTGAAAAAGTCGGAACTCATATAAAATCAGATAAAAGCAAGACAGATTCTAAATAA